DNA from Elusimicrobiaceae bacterium:
TGATTATTGAGCCGGCAAAAAGCACAAAACTCACCTTTCAAAAAAATACTTATACGGGCAAATTTTATGCCATACCCAAAGGCAACACTTTTATCATTGTGGAACATACTGATATAGAGGATTACCTTTTAGGAGTGCTTCCTTATGAAATGAGCTACTCTTGGCCTTTAGAAGCCTTAAAGGCGCAAGCCGTATCCGCCCGCACCTATACCCTGATGCAACTTAAAACCAAAAAACGTGCCGATTTTGATCTGTATAATGATACTCGTGACCAAATGTACAAAGGTTCAGGCAAGGTGTATGACAGCGTAAAACAAGCCGTTGAGGCAACCAAAGGCCTCGTGCTGACCTACAAAGACGAACCCTTTCACACTTATTATCATGCTAATTGCGGCGGAGGTACCGATGATGCCAAAATTTGGACAGGCGCTAAAGGCCCCACTGTTAAACCTTTACAAGGAGCTTCTTGCTATTTTGACAAACATAGCAAAAGTTATACTTGGGCCAACACCGTACCGCAAAAGTCTATTAATACCTTTGTCAACAAAAACGGTCTTCAAGGCAGTGTGCGCAAAATCAAAGTAGCCAGCCGCACCTCCAGCAAGCGCGCCGTCAATTTGGAATTTACTACCAATAAAGGCAAAAAAGAACTTTCCTGCGCCAAATTCCGTTTGGCGGTAGGAGCATCTTTGCTTAAGAGTTGCAAATTGACCGATATTAAGAAAAACAATCGTGGTTTTGCTTTTAACGGACATGGCTACGGGCATGGCATTGGCATGTGTCAAGACGGGGCAAAAGGCATGGCATTAGAAGGAAAAACCTATCAACAAATTTTATCTAATTATTTCCCGTCGGCAAAACTAACGGAACTGTGAGGACTTTATGGCTTTTGAACGCTTTAAAAAATTTAATATAGACCCCTTGATTGCCAAACAACCGGCCACCCCGAGAGACAGCTCTCGCTTGATGGTACTTAACCGCAAGGAACAAACTCTCACGCATCGTGTATTTCGCGATATCAGCGAATATTTTAATGAAGGGGACGTATTGGTGCTCAACAACACCAAAGTTTTCCCCGCCAAATTATTTGCTCATAAATCCACCGGCGGAAAGGTGGAGGTATTGCTGGTTCGTCCGCAGGAAAATCCGCGCGTATGGACGGTGCTCACCCGCGATTACAAAGAAAATGCCGAATTGGATTTTGCAGACGGCTTAACCGGAAAAATGCTGGGCAAAACCCCCAACAATGAAGTATTAATTGAATTTAATCAAGATGACATTTTACCCTTTTGTCATGCTCATGGGCTCATGCCGTTGCCGGTATATATTGAAAAAGCACGCAAACACGAGGGTCTCACCCCCAGTTTATCTACCGATAAAGAAAGATATCAAACCGTCTATGCCAAGCATGAAGGATCCATCGCCGCTCCAACGGCAGGATTTCATTTTACAGATGAACTGTTGCAAAAGTTAAAAGATAAAGGTGTGCATATTACTTATATTACCCTGCATGTAGGTTGGGGTACGTTTAAACCTTTACGCGGAGAACCGCAAGAGCATACCATGTTGGCCGAATTGGGAGAAGTCTCCCCTGAAACGGCCGCCACCGTTAATGCCGCCCGTCAAAATGGAAAACGCATTTTTTCCGTTGGTACCACCAGCACGCGCACTTTAGAAAGTTTTACTGAAAACGGCATTACCTCCGCAGGGAAAAAATGGACGGATTTGTTTATTTATCCCGGTTATCAGTTTAAAGCTATTGACTGTCTGATTACCAACTTTCACTTTCCGGATTCTACCCCTCTATGCATGGTGACGGCCTTTGCTACGGAGGACTTTATTTATCAAGCCTATAGCCAAGCGGTGGAAAACAAATATCGTTTTTACTCCTTTGGTGACAGCATGATGATTTTATAAATCAAAACCCCGCTTTTAGCGGGGTTTTTTACTGAAACAAAGGATCTATCTCTTTTTTCATAAAACGCGGCCATTTACGAGCGATTTTCCTTCTCCCCCACCATTTCCAATACTGGCCCAAAGGGATAAAATCCGTATTTCCGATACCGTCCACCAGCACCAGTTTGGGCCCGTTTTTTTCAAATTGAATTAAAATATTGTTCTTGTTCAAATCACAAGGCAATATGTTGTATTTATACATATAGGCATATAAATCTTCCAACAAGGCTTTCAAAGGCACACTCTCTACCGAATGAGTCTGAAAATATTCCGCCAATGTTTGTGATAAACTACCATCGAGATTAACCACCGCTTGTTGTTCAAAACCAATATATCCTTTCACACTCACTACCCCTCCAAACTCGGGTAAATGCGTAAAAGGGACTTTGTGGTTTTTTAAAAACTCAAAATAAGCCAACTCCCGCTTAGTCTGTTTAACGCGGTTTTTGGGACTTAATTTAATAACGTAAGAAGGATTTTGGGGCGAATGATAACAAACTCTTTCAGAGCCCTGTCCGATAAAAAAAGGTTTTAGTTGTTCCAACGTATATGTTTTCATAGTGAGAAGTGTTATTTCATTGTACCAAATTCTTTACGGCAGAGCCATTTTCCCGCTGCCTCTCAATTTGATAAAATATGAATATGAATTCCCCTTTTAAAATATTAACCAAAGACCCGCAAAGTAAAGCACGTACGGGTATTTTATACACTAAGCACGGTCCGGTCAAAACCCCCGTGTTTATGCCGGTGGCTACCCAAGCCAGCGTCAAAGCCTTGACCTCTGCCGATTTAAGAGACATTCATGCCGAGTGTTTGCTTTCAAACACTTATCACTTATATTTACGTCCCGGCACCAAGACATTAAAACAATTAGGCGGTTTGCACAAATTCATGAAGTGGGACGGCAGTATTTTAACCGATTCCGGCGGATTTCAGGTATACAGTTTATCTCAATTTCGAAAAATTAGCGAAGAAGGCGTCTTATTTCGCTCTCATCATGACGGTACAAAACATCTGTTTACACCGGAAAATGTGATTGAATTTGAAAATGAAATAGGCTCCGATATTTGGACCATGTTAGACGTTTGTATCCACGCAAAAGACCCCTCTAAACATGATGCACGCCAAGCCCTAGAACAAACCAAACGTTGGGCAGTGCGAGCAGCAGCTCATTATCAAAAAGTGGTCCCCCAACAAGACATCGTTCAAAATACAGACGGTTCTTTTACCGTTAATAACTCTCTCTTGTTTGGCATTATTCAAGGGTCTATTTTCCCCGATTTGCGCAAAGAAGCAGCCCTGCATATGGCAGAACTGCCGACGCATGGGTATTGCTTAGGTGGTTTATCTTTAGGTGAAACATCAGAACAAATGAACGAGGCTGTATTGGCTGTGACCGAAAACCTGCCGGAAAATAAACCCCGCTATTTTATGGGGTTAGGTACTCCGGTGGAAATTTTGAACTCTGTAGAACGCGGTGTGGATATGTTTGATTGCGTGTGGCCTACGCGTGTGGCACGCAATGGTATGGTCATGACTGATGAAGGCCGTATGAATATCAAAAATGCCTGCTACCGCTTAGATGAACGCCCCTTAGATGAAAACTGTGACTGTTTTGCCTGTCGCAATTATTCTCGCGCCTATCTAAGCCATTTATTCAGAAGCGGAGAACTGACCAGCCATCGCCTTTTATCTATGCATAATATCCGCTTCTTGACACGCACAATGGAGCGGGTCAGAGAAGCCATAGAAAACGGCACTTTCTTGCAGTTTAAAGAAGAGTTTATCAAGAAGTACCAATAATAAAAAACCCGCTCCTTAGAGCGGGTTTTTTTATTAAACTTGCGTTTGTTCAAGATTTTCTTTTTTCTTCGGGGCCGGCAATAAGGCAAACAAAAACCATGTTTTTAACATCTCTAGTGTAAAGCAAAAAGAAACAAAAACATATTTATATACTTCCATCGCTTCAAGGCTTAGCCCATCATAGTAAGTATATACGCTATATCCCACAATACGCCCCAACGGAACAAAAGTAAAATCTAAATTGGTTAAAAAAGCCAATAAGGCCTGCAATAAAGACAACACACACACCATGCGCTCTTTTAACAATATAAAAATTACTTGACCAACATACAAGATAAAAAACCCTATATGCAAACGAAGAAGGATACCGTTTCCTTGCAAATCACGAAAAATAAAAATGGCATTCAGGATAGTGCCCAACAAGCAGAAAATCCAAATAATTTTCAACAAAAAAGGCAACTGAAGAAAACGGTGTCCTAAGGATTTCATGGCATTCTCTCCACAGTTAAACCTTGCTTGCGTTGATATAGATTAAGGGCAATAGAAATCAGTTCTTCCAGCAGATCTTTATAAGCAATCCCCACCGCCTCAAAAAGCTGCGGATACAAGCTAGTTTCAGACATACCGGGCAAAGTATTAATTTCCGAAAACCAGGCCTTTCCTTCTTGGTCTATCAAAAAATCTACCCGCGCTAAACCACTACCGCGCATAGCACGGAAAACCTGCTCACTTCCTTGACGAATAGCCGCGCGCGTTTGGGCAGGAATTTCTGCCGGCACACGCGTTTCACAACCGCCCACTGTAATATATTTGGCTTGATAATCAAAAAATTCGGCATCAAGGGTTTTCAACTCTCCACATTCGGAACTGCGAATGCTTTCCCCCTCTCCCAACAAGGCACAAAATACCTCTCGCGGTTTTTCTAATCCTTTTTCTACCAAAACGTCACTGTCAAAACGGAAGGCAAAATCTATTGCTTGATGTAAGTCCTCCTCTTTTTTAACTTTGGTGACCCCGATAGAAGAACCTAGACGAATCGGTTTGACAAATACAGGGTATCCGATTTGCGCCACCCATTTCTCCAACTCTTTTTTATTATAGGATGTGTCGCGGGAAATCTTTTGGTAAGGTAATGTAGCAACCCCCTGTTG
Protein-coding regions in this window:
- a CDS encoding SpoIID/LytB domain-containing protein — translated: MKKILFIFLVFFCTCSLTAKELRVLLADDLKKAQVQSSGLVYVYEQDGKKYKVSKPETLQISFSNGKLSLGTLKTDKTLIIEPAKSTKLTFQKNTYTGKFYAIPKGNTFIIVEHTDIEDYLLGVLPYEMSYSWPLEALKAQAVSARTYTLMQLKTKKRADFDLYNDTRDQMYKGSGKVYDSVKQAVEATKGLVLTYKDEPFHTYYHANCGGGTDDAKIWTGAKGPTVKPLQGASCYFDKHSKSYTWANTVPQKSINTFVNKNGLQGSVRKIKVASRTSSKRAVNLEFTTNKGKKELSCAKFRLAVGASLLKSCKLTDIKKNNRGFAFNGHGYGHGIGMCQDGAKGMALEGKTYQQILSNYFPSAKLTEL
- the queA gene encoding tRNA preQ1(34) S-adenosylmethionine ribosyltransferase-isomerase QueA yields the protein MAFERFKKFNIDPLIAKQPATPRDSSRLMVLNRKEQTLTHRVFRDISEYFNEGDVLVLNNTKVFPAKLFAHKSTGGKVEVLLVRPQENPRVWTVLTRDYKENAELDFADGLTGKMLGKTPNNEVLIEFNQDDILPFCHAHGLMPLPVYIEKARKHEGLTPSLSTDKERYQTVYAKHEGSIAAPTAGFHFTDELLQKLKDKGVHITYITLHVGWGTFKPLRGEPQEHTMLAELGEVSPETAATVNAARQNGKRIFSVGTTSTRTLESFTENGITSAGKKWTDLFIYPGYQFKAIDCLITNFHFPDSTPLCMVTAFATEDFIYQAYSQAVENKYRFYSFGDSMMIL
- the tgt gene encoding tRNA guanosine(34) transglycosylase Tgt, producing the protein MNMNSPFKILTKDPQSKARTGILYTKHGPVKTPVFMPVATQASVKALTSADLRDIHAECLLSNTYHLYLRPGTKTLKQLGGLHKFMKWDGSILTDSGGFQVYSLSQFRKISEEGVLFRSHHDGTKHLFTPENVIEFENEIGSDIWTMLDVCIHAKDPSKHDARQALEQTKRWAVRAAAHYQKVVPQQDIVQNTDGSFTVNNSLLFGIIQGSIFPDLRKEAALHMAELPTHGYCLGGLSLGETSEQMNEAVLAVTENLPENKPRYFMGLGTPVEILNSVERGVDMFDCVWPTRVARNGMVMTDEGRMNIKNACYRLDERPLDENCDCFACRNYSRAYLSHLFRSGELTSHRLLSMHNIRFLTRTMERVREAIENGTFLQFKEEFIKKYQ
- a CDS encoding D-alanine--D-alanine ligase; this translates as MIKKMQVAVLYGGKSTEHEVSVHSAQTVCSVLASSEKYEVLPIFIDKEGYWFLQKQCGEKTQNDIAVTPVISSQGKIFIPSTQTYLSPKVFFPVLHGSNGEDGTLQGLLECLDIAYVGCGVLASAMGMDKETSKWVSLQQGVATLPYQKISRDTSYNKKELEKWVAQIGYPVFVKPIRLGSSIGVTKVKKEEDLHQAIDFAFRFDSDVLVEKGLEKPREVFCALLGEGESIRSSECGELKTLDAEFFDYQAKYITVGGCETRVPAEIPAQTRAAIRQGSEQVFRAMRGSGLARVDFLIDQEGKAWFSEINTLPGMSETSLYPQLFEAVGIAYKDLLEELISIALNLYQRKQGLTVERMP